In one Dehalogenimonas formicexedens genomic region, the following are encoded:
- a CDS encoding radical SAM protein has translation MNLVLARNCTNSCAYCFETAERQGKFSDFISMENVSKFTNWARSSNLEYLSLLGGEPFLHPELNLIVKTLRQTCPTTNLRILTGGVFNKKLLDNLLPEDFGLVFNVNEPRDYKNPKHFSKVINNIQHAIKMGFRVVLGFNVWRTDFDPQFMPELANSLARTNFRWTVANPQIDFPSKVVNPSQYAELSNACFTMLQEASRLNLDAMLDCPVPLCFFNESQLAWVRQYHPGTSTRIGTCGPVLDVTPELEVLRCFAFSRIKRVNLLNFNNQEGILNWYHKRVDTQMLKQGTFEKCNKCDHFRTGRCYGGCLAWHDIAFNHDSIPSASDLALKMQKAIADQDYTLVLTLYREADIWARTAVPTYIAAEAANKLGQWKDAFRFAALAQDMTEDSSPELKHFVKELMLNIP, from the coding sequence ATGAACTTAGTATTAGCGAGGAATTGCACAAATTCATGCGCTTATTGTTTTGAAACTGCCGAGAGACAAGGGAAATTTAGTGACTTCATCTCCATGGAAAATGTATCAAAATTCACAAATTGGGCCCGTTCATCAAATCTGGAATATTTATCTTTACTCGGTGGAGAACCATTTTTACATCCCGAACTTAACCTCATTGTAAAAACACTTAGGCAAACTTGTCCGACTACCAATTTGAGAATACTTACCGGTGGGGTCTTTAATAAGAAATTACTTGACAATTTACTGCCTGAAGATTTCGGACTTGTATTCAATGTAAACGAACCACGGGATTACAAAAATCCAAAACATTTTTCTAAAGTCATTAATAATATCCAACATGCAATAAAAATGGGGTTCCGAGTTGTTCTAGGCTTTAACGTCTGGAGGACTGATTTCGACCCCCAATTCATGCCAGAGTTAGCCAACAGTCTTGCACGAACGAATTTCCGGTGGACCGTAGCGAATCCACAAATCGATTTTCCTAGCAAAGTCGTCAACCCTTCGCAATACGCTGAATTGAGCAATGCTTGTTTTACCATGCTTCAGGAGGCGTCCCGGCTGAATCTTGATGCAATGTTAGATTGCCCGGTCCCATTATGCTTTTTCAATGAATCACAACTTGCATGGGTGAGGCAATATCATCCGGGTACATCAACACGTATTGGAACGTGTGGTCCTGTTTTGGACGTGACACCAGAATTGGAAGTCCTTAGGTGTTTTGCCTTTTCTAGGATTAAAAGAGTGAACTTGTTGAATTTTAACAATCAAGAGGGAATACTAAATTGGTATCACAAGCGTGTAGACACTCAAATGCTAAAACAGGGAACCTTTGAAAAGTGTAATAAATGCGATCATTTTAGGACAGGCCGATGCTATGGTGGTTGCCTGGCTTGGCATGATATTGCATTCAATCACGATTCTATACCTTCTGCATCAGATCTCGCCTTAAAGATGCAAAAAGCTATCGCAGACCAGGATTACACACTTGTTCTGACTCTGTATCGTGAGGCAGATATCTGGGCCAGAACGGCTGTCCCGACCTATATTGCTGCTGAAGCCGCAAACAAACTTGGTCAATGGAAAGACGCTTTTCGCTTTGCCGCCTTAGCCCAGGATATGACTGAAGATTCCAGTCCTGAACTTAAACACTTTGTGAAAGAGTTGATGCTCAATATTCCGTAG